The Nitrospira sp. genome window below encodes:
- a CDS encoding DUF2442 domain-containing protein: MYWDVKNVTPLPDYRLYVEIVDGRRGIFDVKPYLDLGVFRELRNPDYFRQVGIVFGALTWPHQQDIAPETLLAEIVPVDAAMNEALQRDKPQAARP, from the coding sequence ATGTATTGGGATGTAAAAAATGTCACGCCGCTTCCAGATTACCGTCTTTACGTGGAAATCGTCGATGGTCGGCGAGGCATCTTCGATGTCAAACCGTATCTTGACCTCGGCGTGTTCCGTGAATTGCGCAACCCGGATTATTTCAGGCAGGTGGGCATCGTTTTCGGTGCTTTGACGTGGCCTCACCAGCAGGATATTGCACCGGAAACCTTGCTTGCCGAAATCGTCCCGGTGGATGCCGCAATGAACGAAGCACTGCAGCGTGACAAGCCCCAGGCGGCACGTCCCTGA
- a CDS encoding APC family permease, translating into MLMKEAPDTVVPASATSPPETLNRSLSLWNSLTIGFATVSPVAGLYAIIGVQAVVAGGGWFPALALCLVMQLLVATVYAELSSQIPIAGGAYKWARQLGGNVTGTYAGAIYVSSTIAMLTTTAYTGGIWLAIFFGSGGGTGVTLVIWGAVFMLICTVLNLVHVTVFKVLISLGVYAEIVGSFGVALLLFFFFRQHEFSELFARLGTGTAPSQAAAFLAALAISGWAFIGFDACSTIAEETHEPKRMVPRAIFLSLCMVGSVVLFNSAALTLSFNRDTLVHTSAASDPVTPVIVANFGVWAETPFLTIVMIAFLACGSSMVQYTSRIVFSMAREGSMPAVLSRVTAAGAPHNAVLFTVLLATLGLLFGLNDEAVATVLAFGTGGLYAMFAMTTGVGLFTRLTGRWDPSLGQLKLGAWGLLINTAAFLWSVFEFVNIAWPRPYATSPDAPWWQLWAVPLVLGSILGVTTLYLLIVKPIRSALLMRPEESAPTQE; encoded by the coding sequence ATGTTAATGAAAGAAGCTCCGGATACGGTTGTTCCTGCTTCCGCTACAAGTCCTCCCGAGACCCTCAATCGCAGCCTCAGTCTCTGGAACAGCCTCACCATCGGGTTCGCAACTGTCTCACCGGTTGCCGGACTGTACGCCATTATCGGCGTCCAGGCGGTGGTCGCAGGCGGTGGTTGGTTCCCAGCGTTGGCCCTCTGTCTGGTGATGCAGCTGTTGGTGGCGACCGTGTACGCGGAACTGTCTTCCCAGATTCCGATCGCGGGTGGGGCTTATAAATGGGCGAGACAGCTTGGAGGCAATGTGACCGGCACGTACGCCGGGGCCATCTACGTCAGCTCCACGATCGCGATGCTCACCACAACCGCTTACACCGGCGGTATCTGGTTGGCGATTTTTTTCGGGTCAGGTGGTGGGACAGGAGTCACACTCGTGATCTGGGGCGCGGTGTTCATGCTGATCTGCACCGTCCTCAATCTGGTTCACGTTACGGTATTTAAGGTCCTAATTTCCCTGGGGGTCTATGCGGAAATCGTCGGTTCGTTCGGGGTCGCGCTATTGCTGTTCTTTTTCTTTCGACAGCATGAATTCTCCGAACTGTTCGCACGTCTAGGGACAGGAACCGCTCCCAGCCAGGCCGCTGCATTTCTGGCGGCGCTCGCCATTTCCGGGTGGGCCTTCATCGGCTTCGATGCTTGCTCGACCATCGCCGAAGAAACTCACGAGCCCAAACGGATGGTTCCTCGCGCGATCTTCCTCTCTCTCTGCATGGTCGGAAGCGTGGTGCTCTTCAACTCCGCCGCCCTCACCCTCAGCTTCAATCGCGACACCCTGGTCCATACGAGCGCCGCCTCCGATCCTGTCACGCCTGTAATCGTCGCCAACTTTGGAGTTTGGGCGGAAACCCCTTTCCTGACGATTGTCATGATCGCGTTTCTGGCCTGTGGGTCGTCCATGGTGCAATACACATCCCGTATTGTGTTCTCCATGGCGCGCGAGGGAAGTATGCCGGCCGTCCTGAGTCGGGTCACCGCTGCCGGTGCTCCTCATAATGCCGTGCTGTTCACTGTGCTGCTGGCCACCCTCGGATTGCTCTTCGGACTCAACGATGAGGCGGTCGCCACGGTGCTCGCATTCGGCACGGGCGGGTTGTACGCCATGTTTGCAATGACGACGGGGGTTGGACTCTTCACCCGTCTCACTGGCCGATGGGATCCTTCATTAGGTCAGCTGAAGCTGGGGGCTTGGGGGTTGCTGATCAATACGGCGGCGTTTCTCTGGTCGGTGTTTGAATTCGTCAATATCGCCTGGCCACGCCCCTACGCTACCTCGCCTGATGCTCCCTGGTGGCAACTCTGGGCCGTTCCGCTGGTCCTGGGAAGCATCTTAGGGGTGACCACGCTCTACCTTCTCATCGTTAAACCTATCAGGAGCGCCTTATTGATGCGTCCTGAGGAATCGGCGCCCACTCAAGAATGA
- a CDS encoding agmatinase family protein gives MAKKRTYQGKVPLHDKYGPEAKYAVEAEALLPTTKYEEEVARGLELGLPGADSIKDRRIPTFSRGELPHFAGINTFIKAPYVEDVRKCGQYDVAILGAPFDGGTTYRSGTRFGPQGIRKISALYGTYSFELGVDLRESISICDVGDVFTIPGNIEKTFDQVSKGVGHVYASGAFPVVLGGDHSLGFATVRGVAQNMNGKKLGILHFDRHVDTQETDLDERMHTTPWFHATNIPNVPAKNLVQIGIGGWQAPRPGVKSGRERQTTIMTVTDCVEMGIENAAKQALEVAFDGVDAVWLSFDVDCLDAAFVPGTGWPEPGGFLPREVLKFLQIIADTKPLAGMEIVECSPPYDAAEITSLMATRVICDVLACQVRSGNLLNRKKR, from the coding sequence GTGGCAAAAAAGAGAACATACCAAGGCAAGGTTCCACTGCATGATAAATACGGGCCGGAGGCGAAGTACGCGGTCGAAGCGGAGGCGCTGCTGCCGACCACGAAATATGAAGAAGAAGTTGCCCGAGGCCTTGAATTGGGCCTGCCTGGCGCCGATTCGATCAAGGATCGACGAATTCCAACCTTTAGCCGGGGAGAGCTGCCGCATTTCGCCGGCATCAACACCTTCATCAAGGCTCCGTATGTCGAAGATGTCCGCAAATGCGGCCAATACGATGTGGCCATTCTCGGCGCGCCGTTCGACGGCGGGACGACGTATCGCTCCGGTACCAGGTTCGGACCCCAAGGGATTCGCAAAATCTCCGCGCTGTACGGTACCTACAGCTTCGAGCTTGGCGTGGATCTACGGGAGTCCATTTCGATCTGCGATGTCGGCGACGTGTTTACGATTCCCGGTAACATTGAGAAGACCTTCGATCAAGTCAGCAAGGGCGTGGGGCATGTCTATGCCAGCGGCGCCTTTCCCGTGGTCCTCGGCGGCGACCATTCACTAGGTTTTGCGACGGTCCGAGGCGTGGCCCAGAATATGAACGGCAAGAAGCTCGGCATCCTCCACTTCGACCGACATGTGGACACGCAGGAGACCGACCTTGATGAACGCATGCATACCACGCCTTGGTTTCACGCGACGAATATCCCCAACGTGCCGGCCAAGAATCTCGTGCAGATCGGTATCGGCGGCTGGCAAGCCCCCAGACCAGGCGTGAAGTCCGGCCGTGAACGCCAAACCACGATCATGACCGTGACCGACTGCGTGGAAATGGGCATCGAGAATGCCGCGAAGCAAGCGCTGGAAGTGGCGTTTGATGGTGTGGATGCTGTGTGGTTGAGCTTCGACGTGGATTGCTTGGATGCCGCCTTCGTGCCGGGCACCGGCTGGCCTGAGCCCGGCGGGTTCCTGCCGCGTGAAGTCTTGAAGTTTCTCCAGATCATCGCCGACACGAAGCCGCTGGCCGGAATGGAAATCGTCGAGTGTTCACCTCCCTACGACGCAGCGGAGATTACAAGCCTCATGGCCACACGTGTCATCTGCGATGTTCTGGCCTGCCAGGTTCGGTCCGGCAACCTACTCAATCGAAAGAAACGCTAA
- a CDS encoding SUMF1/EgtB/PvdO family nonheme iron enzyme, with amino-acid sequence MRGPIPVLAGLSILLVALGQPPARAAADTASTQGKDWAVVIGINDYQNVRRLKYASQDATAVGDLLAQQGFTVIPMVSPKDTTRKAIERVLGTQLPKKLSSNDRVLIFFSGHGKDEQFGGGQRTGYLLPIEANPQDLAATAISMGRVRELVNVWPAKHVLFIVDSCYSGIIGENTKSIRTMTPIYREQITREKGRHLIVAGGADQEALEIAEWGQSLLTHFLLEGLGNDKTADLDADGIIPTSELYQFLDRRVYEEAQLRGYQQRPEYWSLSPGHKGEFVFPGRGEQEQPVQPVNIPTPSFSAVPSPAMVRIAPGSFMMKSEPSQSSGRLSFLLQPGPVHKVHITKPFAIARYETTFDEYDRFARAAGRPLPEDKEWGRGSRPVINVSWDDANAYAQWLSQQTGNRYRLPTEAEWEYAASSGGEDEVWAGTSDESQLKQYAVYDTNRTGPVGSKKPNGLGLYDMTGNVSELLEDCWHDNYKAAPSNGSAWLEANGDDCGERVIRGGSWFSGPEYLRVSNRTGLDAGSWGDDIGFRLAQDLEP; translated from the coding sequence ATGCGTGGCCCCATCCCTGTTCTTGCCGGCCTCTCCATTCTGCTGGTGGCGCTAGGCCAACCACCGGCGCGTGCCGCTGCTGACACAGCATCAACCCAAGGCAAGGACTGGGCGGTCGTGATCGGCATTAATGATTACCAGAACGTGCGGAGGCTTAAGTATGCCAGCCAGGATGCCACGGCTGTCGGCGATCTGCTGGCGCAGCAGGGGTTCACGGTCATTCCTATGGTTTCCCCGAAAGACACCACCCGCAAAGCGATCGAACGCGTCCTGGGGACACAGCTGCCCAAGAAATTGAGCAGCAATGATCGCGTGCTGATCTTCTTTTCGGGACATGGCAAAGATGAGCAGTTCGGCGGGGGGCAACGGACGGGCTATCTGCTCCCGATCGAGGCGAACCCTCAGGACTTGGCTGCAACCGCCATCAGCATGGGTCGGGTCCGAGAGTTGGTTAATGTCTGGCCTGCAAAGCATGTCCTGTTTATCGTGGACTCCTGTTACAGCGGAATCATCGGGGAAAACACGAAGAGCATTCGCACCATGACCCCTATCTACCGGGAACAGATTACCAGGGAAAAGGGTCGGCATCTCATTGTCGCCGGCGGGGCGGATCAAGAAGCCCTGGAGATTGCGGAATGGGGGCAAAGTTTGCTCACTCACTTTCTTCTGGAAGGCTTGGGCAATGACAAGACAGCTGACCTGGACGCCGATGGGATTATTCCCACATCAGAGCTCTATCAATTTCTTGACCGCCGAGTGTATGAGGAAGCGCAGTTGAGGGGGTATCAACAGCGGCCTGAATACTGGTCGCTCAGCCCAGGACATAAGGGAGAGTTTGTGTTCCCTGGACGAGGGGAGCAAGAACAGCCCGTGCAGCCAGTCAATATTCCAACCCCCTCGTTTTCTGCTGTCCCCAGCCCGGCGATGGTCCGGATTGCGCCTGGGTCATTCATGATGAAATCAGAACCATCGCAATCGTCAGGGAGGTTGTCGTTTCTCCTCCAACCAGGTCCTGTGCACAAAGTTCACATCACCAAACCATTTGCGATCGCGCGGTATGAAACGACCTTTGATGAGTACGACCGCTTTGCTCGGGCAGCGGGTCGCCCATTGCCAGAAGATAAGGAGTGGGGTCGTGGGTCGCGCCCGGTCATCAACGTGAGTTGGGATGATGCAAACGCCTATGCTCAGTGGTTGTCCCAACAGACCGGCAACCGGTACCGGCTCCCAACAGAAGCGGAGTGGGAATATGCAGCGAGTAGCGGGGGCGAGGATGAGGTCTGGGCTGGAACCTCCGACGAGTCTCAATTGAAGCAGTATGCGGTGTATGATACGAACCGCACCGGGCCTGTCGGCAGCAAAAAACCTAATGGGCTTGGTCTCTATGACATGACGGGAAATGTTTCTGAGCTGCTGGAGGATTGCTGGCACGACAACTATAAGGCCGCTCCAAGCAACGGATCGGCTTGGTTAGAAGCGAATGGTGACGACTGCGGCGAGCGCGTGATCCGCGGCGGCTCCTGGTTCAGCGGACCGGAGTACCTGCGTGTCTCGAACCGGACCGGGCTCGACGCCGGCAGCTGGGGCGACGACATCGGCTTCCGTCTTGCCCAGGACCTTGAGCCCTAA
- a CDS encoding putative addiction module antidote protein has translation MRVRRAEIGDDKAGITAGLSSRQPDDRCLDDRPPALRWRTKTIPYDLEAQLRTPEKMAAYLDAWLEEVPDDAAGIARAKGMANVARQAGLSRESLYKALSTDGNPSLVTILKVARARGIKLHAEAA, from the coding sequence TTGCGCGTCCGCCGTGCGGAAATTGGCGACGACAAAGCGGGGATTACAGCGGGGCTCTCATCTCGGCAGCCGGACGACCGCTGCCTTGATGACCGTCCGCCGGCACTCAGGTGGAGGACTAAAACAATTCCCTACGACCTCGAGGCTCAATTGCGGACGCCCGAGAAAATGGCCGCATATCTGGATGCTTGGCTTGAAGAAGTTCCCGACGATGCAGCGGGGATCGCTCGGGCGAAGGGAATGGCCAACGTGGCACGACAAGCTGGGTTAAGCCGCGAAAGTCTCTACAAAGCTTTGAGCACCGATGGGAATCCCAGCTTAGTCACCATTCTGAAGGTTGCACGGGCTCGGGGTATCAAACTTCACGCCGAAGCAGCCTAA
- a CDS encoding type II toxin-antitoxin system MqsA family antitoxin, with the protein MLESLIEKKHCEMGNKLTGMALANFEAKRDVWQEVLDGVREIKAGGGKRTRVDAKSYVVRVRIKRGLSQAEFAAALDVSKCTLEQWEQGRRKPSGAAKHLLKIAERHTEVLVEIAA; encoded by the coding sequence ATGCTCGAATCGCTTATCGAGAAGAAGCACTGCGAAATGGGCAACAAGCTGACTGGGATGGCTCTCGCCAACTTCGAGGCCAAACGCGATGTGTGGCAAGAAGTTCTGGACGGCGTACGGGAGATCAAAGCCGGTGGGGGCAAGAGGACGAGAGTTGACGCCAAGTCGTACGTCGTTCGTGTGCGGATCAAGCGCGGCCTCTCGCAGGCAGAGTTTGCCGCAGCGCTGGACGTATCAAAGTGCACCTTGGAGCAATGGGAGCAAGGCCGCCGCAAGCCGTCCGGTGCCGCGAAGCACCTGTTGAAAATTGCCGAGCGGCATACCGAGGTCCTCGTTGAGATAGCGGCGTGA
- a CDS encoding lipase family protein → MTTTLSNVHFESQATAYSLNNAYWLAEAANIAYQEKHTIQPAVAELGLKNFEFLSRRDTEGYVAANDHLIIVAFRGTEPSHLQDLLADAQFHKVRGPFGQVHRGFLHAFELVKDDLLNTIKRLRDRSRPQSLWCTGHSLGGALAVVAAAHLLVEGHTVNGLYTFGQPRVGDETFATECARRLAGQYFRFVNNNDTVTRVAPRAFGYAHSGEVRYIDTAGKIQTDISFWDRFLERVNGRMEDFLRSGSDGLKDHSMRHYVQYIGNALKPNI, encoded by the coding sequence ATGACAACCACACTCTCAAACGTCCACTTTGAATCACAGGCCACAGCCTACAGTCTCAACAACGCCTATTGGTTGGCAGAGGCAGCCAACATCGCCTATCAGGAAAAGCACACCATTCAACCGGCAGTTGCCGAACTCGGTTTGAAGAACTTCGAATTTCTGAGCCGCAGAGACACAGAGGGCTATGTCGCCGCGAATGACCACCTCATCATCGTGGCATTCCGAGGGACCGAACCATCGCACTTGCAAGATTTGTTGGCTGATGCGCAGTTTCATAAAGTGCGTGGCCCCTTCGGGCAGGTGCATCGAGGATTCCTGCACGCGTTTGAACTTGTGAAGGATGATCTGCTCAACACGATTAAACGATTACGGGACAGGAGCCGACCGCAGTCGCTCTGGTGCACGGGCCATAGCCTGGGTGGGGCGTTGGCCGTCGTGGCTGCCGCACACTTGCTGGTAGAAGGCCATACGGTGAACGGTCTGTATACCTTTGGTCAGCCTCGCGTGGGCGATGAGACCTTCGCGACCGAATGTGCGCGCCGCCTGGCTGGACAGTACTTCCGGTTCGTCAACAACAATGACACCGTCACCCGTGTGGCGCCGCGTGCCTTCGGCTATGCCCACAGTGGAGAAGTTCGGTATATCGATACAGCTGGGAAGATTCAGACGGACATCAGCTTCTGGGATCGATTTCTTGAGCGGGTCAACGGACGGATGGAGGATTTTCTCCGATCGGGAAGCGATGGGTTGAAGGATCATTCGATGCGGCACTATGTGCAGTACATCGGAAATGCGCTCAAACCCAACATATGA
- a CDS encoding type II toxin-antitoxin system death-on-curing family toxin encodes MAEPRFLSMEDVIDIHADQIERYGGGLGVRDVELLRFAIGMAEAGFGDQYLHADLIEMAAAYLYHIVQNHPFIDGNKRTGTMAAFVFLKLNGLTLDADESTFESLVLKTAQGQIDKSAIAEFFRKHSHQ; translated from the coding sequence ATGGCTGAGCCACGATTTCTCTCAATGGAGGATGTCATCGATATCCATGCCGACCAGATTGAACGGTATGGAGGGGGTCTAGGCGTTCGTGATGTTGAGCTGCTGCGGTTTGCAATCGGAATGGCTGAAGCGGGTTTCGGGGATCAATATCTCCATGCCGACCTCATTGAGATGGCCGCAGCCTATTTGTACCACATTGTTCAGAACCATCCATTCATCGATGGTAACAAGCGAACGGGAACAATGGCCGCATTCGTGTTTTTGAAGCTCAATGGGCTCACGTTGGACGCAGATGAATCGACATTTGAATCGCTCGTCTTGAAGACGGCTCAGGGACAGATCGACAAATCAGCCATCGCGGAATTCTTTCGCAAACATTCCCATCAGTAA
- a CDS encoding DUF4160 domain-containing protein has protein sequence MPIISMFYGIIIRMYLLDSKHHHLPHIHARYGEFEASIAIGDAEILAGEMPRKQLRLVQA, from the coding sequence ATGCCGATCATCTCGATGTTTTACGGCATCATCATTCGGATGTACTTGCTCGACAGCAAGCATCACCATCTACCTCACATCCATGCCAGATATGGAGAGTTCGAGGCATCGATCGCTATTGGAGATGCCGAAATCCTTGCCGGTGAGATGCCACGCAAGCAATTGCGCCTCGTTCAAGCATAG
- a CDS encoding mechanosensitive ion channel family protein, translating to MTVVDTLTQYAVQYGLQAAVAFGILIAGIMAARWAGNFAQQALERQTLEPPVRLLLARVVKIVVLLFTAMIALQTLGVPIAPLLAGVGVAGVGIGLALQGVLSNLMAGLSIIFSKPYKVGEHISLLGVHGEVVVIDIFTTTLMHADRSRVIIPNRKIVGEILHNFGTIRQLHLTIPVSPHANLDAALAQVRDVLNRHPSVMKDPVPSVGVASLGDSPLAVAIAIEPWTAVADYSSTQGDLNKLILQRFQEQGIALPSASLTVRVVNDR from the coding sequence ATGACCGTCGTTGATACGCTCACTCAATATGCCGTGCAGTATGGGCTGCAGGCGGCCGTTGCCTTTGGCATTCTCATCGCCGGTATCATGGCGGCTCGTTGGGCCGGGAATTTTGCTCAGCAGGCGCTCGAACGGCAAACCCTTGAGCCGCCGGTGCGGCTGTTGTTGGCTCGCGTCGTGAAAATCGTGGTGTTGCTCTTTACCGCGATGATCGCCCTTCAGACGCTCGGCGTGCCCATCGCCCCGCTGCTCGCCGGCGTCGGTGTCGCCGGCGTGGGCATCGGGTTGGCTTTGCAGGGGGTGTTGAGCAATCTGATGGCCGGACTCTCGATTATCTTCAGCAAGCCCTACAAGGTCGGCGAACATATTTCCTTGCTCGGCGTCCACGGTGAGGTCGTGGTCATCGATATCTTCACGACGACGCTGATGCACGCAGATCGATCCCGCGTCATCATTCCCAACCGTAAAATTGTGGGAGAAATTTTGCACAACTTCGGCACGATCCGTCAGCTGCATTTGACCATTCCCGTGTCGCCACATGCGAATCTTGATGCGGCACTTGCGCAAGTTCGGGATGTCCTCAATCGGCACCCATCGGTCATGAAAGATCCGGTTCCTTCAGTGGGAGTGGCATCTCTCGGGGACTCGCCTCTGGCTGTGGCGATTGCAATAGAGCCATGGACGGCGGTGGCGGATTACAGCTCGACTCAAGGAGACTTGAACAAATTAATTCTCCAACGATTTCAAGAACAGGGGATTGCGCTACCCTCTGCAAGCCTGACCGTCCGCGTGGTGAACGATCGTTAG
- a CDS encoding AsmA family protein encodes MKILIGLLVLVVLLVGLVLALPFFVDLNKYQAQYKPLIEDALNRKVQLQDIRLTIWPRIGARVAGFAVLDDPSFGSAPFASLSSLDVGVKLMPLLSGKVEVEEITLHQPVITVIKNKNGVLNISTIGRKGVAVPEKPSRAPIPSTEGPLKILALLAVDRVSIDGGKLTYRDLSAVKPTEYVVQDMELLLQDVRLGRTPQLHFSSLVQPFNLPVKLDGAFGPLREAMDIDAITFELTVGKTEFTITGNAAGNDANIYITSPVINTANLPVSLPLKQPVDMKNFQIAAEVKGQGIKLNTLSFRLFDGQVKGQGKLIAGSDAPPFKGAVTVQGVQLGPALNAVAETPISVSGTAGADLSLQGKGFSMPDLTTTLDGIGHLAVKDGKIEGVNLLQEVISALKVAGISLDNPNATVFSTIETDLAIKQGVIHVQRLLMDSHDFQATGGGTIGFDQRLNLLVNLNLSQDMSQKLAEASPVVKLAMKDGRVSLPLMITGTAQAPAYDVHLKSIGGKVQEQVKKKVEEAVGGLFKGTTKPEDLKKEGEELLKGLFGR; translated from the coding sequence ATGAAGATTCTGATAGGCTTGCTCGTTCTGGTCGTTCTCCTCGTCGGCCTTGTGCTCGCCCTTCCGTTTTTCGTCGATCTCAATAAGTATCAAGCCCAGTACAAACCACTCATCGAAGATGCCCTCAACCGCAAGGTTCAGCTACAAGATATTCGCTTGACGATCTGGCCCAGGATCGGGGCGCGCGTGGCGGGATTCGCGGTGCTGGATGATCCGTCCTTCGGCTCAGCTCCCTTTGCATCGCTCTCCTCGCTGGATGTCGGTGTGAAGCTAATGCCGCTGCTGAGCGGCAAGGTCGAGGTGGAGGAAATCACGCTTCACCAACCGGTCATCACGGTTATTAAGAACAAAAACGGAGTCCTGAACATCTCCACCATCGGTCGCAAAGGTGTGGCGGTGCCGGAGAAGCCGTCGCGCGCTCCGATTCCCTCGACGGAGGGTCCACTCAAGATTCTCGCGCTCTTGGCCGTGGATCGAGTCTCCATCGACGGAGGGAAATTGACCTATCGCGATCTGTCCGCTGTCAAGCCGACGGAGTATGTGGTGCAAGATATGGAGTTGCTCCTTCAGGACGTTCGGCTTGGCCGAACTCCACAGCTACATTTCAGTTCGTTGGTGCAGCCCTTCAATCTGCCGGTGAAACTCGACGGGGCATTCGGCCCGCTGAGAGAAGCGATGGACATCGACGCGATCACGTTCGAGCTTACTGTGGGAAAGACGGAATTTACGATTACAGGAAACGCCGCCGGGAACGACGCCAACATCTACATCACCTCACCGGTGATCAATACTGCGAACCTGCCGGTCTCGCTTCCCCTGAAACAACCGGTCGACATGAAGAATTTCCAGATCGCGGCGGAAGTGAAGGGACAAGGGATCAAGCTGAATACCTTGTCGTTCCGACTGTTCGACGGCCAAGTGAAGGGGCAGGGCAAACTGATCGCTGGGTCCGATGCGCCGCCTTTCAAGGGCGCCGTCACGGTTCAAGGAGTGCAACTCGGTCCGGCGCTCAATGCCGTCGCCGAGACACCGATTTCCGTGAGCGGCACGGCAGGCGCCGATCTTTCACTGCAAGGTAAGGGATTCTCCATGCCGGACCTGACAACAACATTGGACGGAATCGGACATTTGGCGGTCAAGGACGGGAAGATCGAAGGGGTGAATCTTCTGCAGGAAGTGATCTCTGCCCTCAAGGTAGCCGGTATTTCGCTCGACAATCCCAATGCGACGGTTTTTTCGACAATCGAGACGGACCTCGCCATCAAGCAAGGGGTGATCCACGTGCAGCGGCTCTTGATGGACAGCCATGATTTTCAGGCGACCGGCGGCGGCACGATCGGATTCGATCAGCGGTTGAATCTCCTCGTCAATCTCAATCTATCACAGGATATGAGTCAGAAGCTCGCCGAGGCTTCACCTGTCGTTAAACTCGCAATGAAGGATGGCCGAGTGAGTCTCCCGCTCATGATCACCGGGACCGCTCAAGCGCCAGCATATGACGTCCATCTGAAGAGCATAGGCGGGAAGGTCCAGGAGCAGGTGAAGAAAAAAGTGGAAGAGGCAGTCGGTGGATTGTTCAAAGGCACCACGAAACCGGAAGACTTGAAAAAAGAGGGAGAAGAACTTCTCAAAGGCCTCTTCGGACGATAG